The sequence below is a genomic window from Gossypium hirsutum isolate 1008001.06 chromosome A11, Gossypium_hirsutum_v2.1, whole genome shotgun sequence.
aacgagtaaatgaaagacgagaatgtgtatgagattagtATGTGATGGTACAGGTATCTGTATACACCATATTagctttgaatcgaagaaatggtgaagaaagtatatagtttagtGAATGAGttattgaaaggtttgttagttgatgtgaattcTTATACTTATGATCAATGGTTAAATTATATGTTATGATTATATCGAATTTatgtcatacgagcttactaagctttataacttactttgtttattttatctatgttttatagtgaattcagagctagctcagattcggggatcaTCGGTACTTATgaacttggtattttaagtatatggcatgtaaatgaattttgatcattttggatatgacttgataatgattttggtcaaatgaattggcttgtaaatgtatatgttttggtatgtataaatagccatgagtgatggcttattttagtatatttggcatgtttgaatcatgtacatatatgtatgatTATGTCTTGTGAATTGAGTTGGTTGATGTTTGTGTGATGATTGATGATAATAGGTATTTTGAatgttaaattgatgatttgtggTTGTTAGTATGCTTGTGAAATTAggccaaataatgcatatttgattTTAGTCATTTTGATGTTTGAAGTAGTTGATATTTAGCATGAACTAAATGGAAAATTGGAATATTGTGTGTCTTGTATattgttgtaacacccccaaacccggcctaggctCTCTGGCCAAATCTAAAAGCAATGTTTACTCGGTTGAGTCTTTTTGACGATGGGTGTCTCCTGGCTGAGTTGCAGGTTAGGTCGACGTGGCTAGTTCAGATTAAGGATAAGCAACTAGAGGATAAGTCTCTTCAATGGTGATTTTGTTAGGTTGAGACTGGGACTACTACTGATTTTGGGATTAATAGTGATGGAGTACTGTGTTTCTGAGATAGGATCTGTGTACCTAATGATGAGGGTTTGCGACTGTCGATTCTGAAGAaagcgcatagtagtccttacgctatgcatcctggtggaaacaAGATGAATAACGATATTcgagagttgtactggtggccagggttgaaacgtGAGGTTACCAATTTTATTTCTAGCTATTTGACGTGTCAACAGGTTAAGGctaagcatcaattaccttcaggTTTGCTACAGTATGTTAAAATACCGATGTGGAAATGAAAGCGACtaacgatggactttgttagtgggttgcccctaacacccactaagaaggattctgtttagGTCATCGTGGACCAATTGACCAAGACTGCACATTTCATCCCTGTTAGGACAGACTTCTCTCTACAGAAGTTGGTCAAGCTGTACATTTCTAAGATAGTGAGGCTGCATGGGGTACTTGTCTCGATCATTTCTGATAGGAATTCTCGTTTTATGTCTCGATTTTAGGGAaagcttcatgaggctttgggttcacGACTTGACTTcggtactgcattccatcctcagacagatggttagTCGGAGAGAGTGATTCAggtactggaggatatgttgaggggatgtgttatgGATTTTTGaagtagttgggaggagtacttgcctcTAGCGGAGTTCGCTTACAGTAACAGTTATCAGTTTAGGATACtgatggcaccatatgaggcactttatggtcgtaagtgtcgcactcctttaTGTTGGAATGAGTAGAGTGAGCGACATGTTCTGGGTTCAGATTTGGTATCAAAAACTGAGGATAAAGTCCGTTTGATTCGAGAACGTCTGACAGTGGCTTTTGATAGACAGAAGCCCTATGCTGATCTAAACAGGAAGGAcatcgagtattctgtgggggacatGGTTTTTCTTAGGGTCTTGCCACGGAAAAATgttctgaggttcggtcgcaAGGGTAAGCTAAGCCCTAGGTTTTTTGGGCCGTACCGGATTCTAAAGCGAGTAGGGCCAGTCACatatcagttagagctacctccagagttagatcgCATTCATGACGTCTTCAACGTCTCaatgttgaggcgctaccgctctgatcctatGCACATTGTGCCCGTAGAGGAGATTGAGATTAGACCGGATCTGACGTTCAAGGAGGAGCCTGTTCAGATTCTAGATCGCGACGTTAAGGCCTTACGTAGGAAATCTATTCCCTTGGTGAAGGTGATGTGGCAGAATTATAGCACTGAGGAGACTACTTGGAAGCTAGAGGATTTGATACgacagcagtatcctcatcttttctgatcaggtaaattttgtagacaaaattttctttaagggtgATGGAGTTGTTACGTCTCAAATTTAGATAATTTCGGCTTTTGTGAAATTGTAGCGTAGGGGGATATCTGAATATAAAtttttgcatgaatttgcataatATTAGTCAGCTTCTGTGGTTATGAGCTAAACGTTTAGTTTTTATTTGAGTAAGCATGACTTTTAGTTAGTGGACTTATAACAAATTGTTGGTAAAACTTAACAGaataggcctgctggtctagtgggtAAGAGAGGTGTTGAGTTGCTGGAGATTCTGAGTTCGAATCTCTGCAGTAGCAACGGGATTATTTTTGTTGCAAGTTTCGGCTAGGGAGTTGTGTTTTACCAAAACTCTACGTGGAAGAGTTTTTAGAGAATTAGGGATAGTGAAAATAGGGGTgtttcactttcttttctttttttgcaaaAACCTATCTATCTCTGCTGTTTTCCTCTCTTCTTAAACCCTTGCTGCTGAAATTTTGGTTCTTTTATCCTTCTCCTCCGTTTTCTTTCCTTCTATTAGTTTTCGCGCGAATTCGGTAAGTATGGTTTTGATAAATTACGTGGTTTCGTTGGGAGATTGTTTAAGAGGGATTTTTGTTTGTTGTATAAGGGATTATCAAGTTTCTGTGGATCACTAATCGGGGTTTtaaacatcgaataatcaccgcTATTCGTTGAAGGTAAGTGGAAATCTCGTTTCGGGATTTGTCTATTCTTAGTAAATCATTCAAATGATCGATTTTGGTCTCAGGTTTGTTAATAATAGGTTTAGAGTGCTCGGGATTATGTTAGGCTTCAATCGAAACCAGGTGGTACCTCGATTGCATAGAAAACGGGTTTCGATGAAAGCTAAAATCGAAACTATCgacaccacacgggtgtgtggactGCCCGTGTGGAGGCCGTGTGGCGATACACTTCGTGTGTTTGACGAGCCAGACCGTGCGCGTGCCACACGGGTAGGACGGACATGGGTGTGTGATGGCTTGTAGGTCGTGTGCAAGGCACGGGCTCAGACAAATGGGCCGTGTGGGAATCTGGGCCAAGCCTGTGATCCACACAAGTAACGCCAAATtaggccgtgtgacccacacgggcttgtgggcccacactGGTAAGGCACACAAGTGTGTGAGCCCCTTTAATCTAAAATGTTCTATAAGGTTGCACTAGTCGCCCAAGCCAACTATGACCTGTAGTAGGGTCGGAAAGCCTTATCTAGACTCTTAATTCTGTGATGTATGGGTATGCATGATATACTTAGCATGATTATCTGATCTGTTCTGTTCTGTAAATAAAGGTATGATCTATTTGTCTGCATTATAGCATGTCATGCTTGTATGATGCATTACATTGGGGTGGGTTTGACGAAGTGAAGGGAGTATCTGAAGGGCTTCATAAGCTCGTTATCTGGCAGCTAAGCTGCAAACTTATGATATGTGCTGTGATGCGAtactttatggtgtgtagggttggatgggtctaTTATATCCTCATATACGGTGtacagggatgggtgggttgattttatccccacataatgtgttgggttggtcggagttggtgtgctGGGCTGGTGGGTTTACTctgttattttggtatgttatgCATGTTACATCTGAGGTGGGCTAAAGCCCTATGACTGTATCTGATAATGATTCTGTGAGGGCCCACGCCTGAATTATGATTGTATTTTGTTATCTGTTTGTATGCATACTAtactgtggggatgtacacactgagttgcaaaactcacccctttatttatttatctgttTAGGTAATCCCTAGTAGTAGATGGATCGGTGTGACGAAGAGCTCGATGGTGACCACTGGAAGACATTTAAAGATTTTTGAGTAACACTTTATTTTGtctgttttatttaaatatttattttgtgtttattttggggattttaaactgttaaattattgatttatgaattaatgatgttttagcttccgcGTTAATGAAATGTTTTCACTTAATATTTAGAATCGAGATTTCACGACTTAAgtaaatataacaaattaaacgATTTTTAACTTGCTAACATTTTTCTGAAAAGCACTCACATGTGACgccgccagattcggtcatagcGCCTAGGCCGGtttgagggtgttacatttagtggtatcagagccaggtttaaaACTCGACtgtaaattttgggttccaaagTTTGGTTTTAAAGAAACACTTTCAAATGTTTTCAAATACTATGATTAAGTATGTGGTTCACCGAGTCTCcagcgccgatcctgtaagtttcTGAAACTTTGTATGAAATTGTTTGAAAGCATGATAAAAATATACTGAATTTCTATTTGAAAATACTATTGTTTGCTGTgaaactactgtaggtagtatacTTATTGAAACGCTCTAGGTAGTATAAAGTGAAAACCGTAGTAGACTACGATTTGCGATAACAAACTCTGAGTACTCTGATAACTCTTCTGCATAAAATACCCGATAACAACTATCGAAACTGTAAActgatttgtataaaattttttaatacagATTAATTCAAAATTACAATGAGCACACGTGGTACTCTTGGACTGGGTACTAGAGACCGAGGTACAGGCCGTAGAGGGATTCGAGCTGAGTCATTTGCATCTGATACGATCCCTAATCTGGACACTAGCGAGACGTCGGTGTCACCTGTTACTGAGACTGGTGCTTAGTTTCAAGATCGTGCAACTGGGGATGACGCATTGTCCCAGGCCATGTTACGAATTCTAGAGAGGGTCGTTGGGGCTAATGCTGGATCTGGAGGCCGTGGGTCGGTTACGAAACGACTCTGGTCCAATGGGGCTGAGGTATTCAAGGGCACCACTAGAGTTGCTcttaatgtggctgagtactggatgaAGGCCACGGAAtgtattatggatgatctggatttTACTGCCGAGTAGAAGCTCAAAGGGGCTGTTCCATTGCTTTGCGAtgaagcatatcagtggtggctgacgGTTAAAGATGACATTCATCCTGACAGTCTGACATTGGATTTGTTTAAGACGGCTTTCCAGAGCAAGTATGTTGGGGCCAGTTATATCAACGCTAGGAGGCGTGAGTTCCTGAGTCTTACTCAGGGAGACCGTTCAATGGTCGAGTATGAGGCTGACTTTCTAAAGCTGATTTGTTATGCACGAGGCATGGTGGCGACTTAGTATGAGCGTtgtgttcgttttgaggatggcttTAGAGATAACTTGAGGGTCCTGATAGCTCCGTAGAGAGAGCGTGAGTTTGTTGTGTTGGTCGAGAAGGCTAAGATTACAGATGAGGTTAAGCACGCTGAGCGTCAAAACCGTGACAGAGGGAAGGCTAAGAGGGATGTAGAGTTTTTCAAATGCTGGGGTGAGGCCTAGGAAAAAGGTCAAATCTGATGGACCCGTGAGAGTTGGGCTTATTGTTGCACCTGCTGGGGTGGTGATCTGTCAGCTTTATAATAGACACCatccgggcgagtgttggaggtctATTAGAGCTTGTCTTAGATGTGGATCTTCTGAGCATCGTGTTAAGGACTGTCCATTGAGGactaatcagatgcaagctccggcTACTGAGACTGCACAGTCTCcgagggtagttcagcagccacctaggggccgagGCCAGGCTAGAGGTGGTAACGGTATGGGCCGAGGTGCTGGGCCGACTGAGGCGAGGTAGCCTGCACTTGTCTATGCTGTATGTCGTCGTGAGGATGGAGATACTCCGAACGTCATCACGGGTACGTTTTTAATCCTTATTGTACCTTATGttgcactgatagacataggctcaACACATTCCTACATTGCATGTtctgtgtctgagactttgggaaTACCGTATGAGAGCGCTTCTAATGAGATTTCAGTGGTGAGTCTATTGGGGCAGTCTATTAGGGTTAGTAAACTGTTCAGAGACGTTCCGTTGGAAGTCCAAAGGACGATatttctggctgatctgatggaactTCTGGTTGGGGAGTTTGACTTAATTCCAAGTATGGACTGGCTGATGAAGCATCCTGTAAGTCTAGATTGTGCTGAAAGGAGGGTGGTTCTAAGGACCGAGGAGAATAATGAGATAGTTGTGATTAGAGAACGACAGAATTATCTGAGTAATGTGATATTTGCGTTGGTAGCAAAGAAGCTGGTGAGGAAAGGATGTGAGGCATTTTTGGCCTACGTCAGTGTCTCGGATTTTGTGGACTTACCAGTTAAGAACATTTGTACTATAAAGGACTTTCTAGATAtttttccagaggaattaccaacATTGCCTCCGAGCCGTGAGGCAGAATTTGGGATTGAGTTGATTCCTGGTACAGCTTCGGTGTCTATTACCCTTtaccgaatggcaccgaaggagctagtAGAACTGAAGGTTCAAATTCATGAGCTGTTGGATCGTAGGTTTATTCGTCTCAGTGTGTCTCCGTAGGGAGCACCTgttctgttcgtaaagaagaaggacggtacaatgaggatgtgtatcgactaccatCAATTGAACAAGttaataattaagaataagtacccacttccgaggatagacgacttattcgatcagtttaGAAGGGCTTCAGTGTTTTCTAAAATTGATCTGTGGTTAGgttatcatcagttaagggtaaaTGAGGTCGATGTGCATAAGACggtatttaggactcgttatgggcattacgagtttctagtcatgccttttgggttgactaatgcaccagcggcatttatggacttgataaaCAGTGTGTTTCAACCCTACTTAGATCGATTTATGGTGTTGTTCATTTatgacattttggtgtattctAAATCTGAGGACGAGCACGACGAGCATTTAAGAGTGGTTCTGCACATCCTTCATaagaaacagttgtatgcgaagttcagcaagtgtgagttctggcttcgggaAGTGACATTTCTAGGTCATgtagtttctgctgaggggattcgaaTGGGTCCTCGTAAGATTGAGActgtgttggattggaaacagccGAAGAGTATGTCAGAAATCCACAGTTTTCTAGGACTGACAGGGTATTACCGATGTTTTGTAGAGGGGTTCTCGTTAATCGCAGATTCGttaactaagttgttgcgtaaaggaGTTCATTTCGTTTGGACTGACGCGCAGTAGGAGAGCTTTGTAAAGCTCAAGATAAGTTTGACTCAGGCTCCAGTTCTGATACAGTCTGAGCCTAGTAGGGACTTTgtagtttacagtgatgcgtcacatgtaggtttgggttgcgtcttgatgcaagacggtaaggTAGTTGCCTATGCGTCTCtacagcttaagactcatgaggctaattatccgacgcatgatttagagttggctgcagtGGTCTttacattgaagatttggaggcattatctgtatggagagaagtgtattatctacactgatcaccaGAGTATCAAGTATATCCTCATTCAGAAGGAGTTAATTCTTAGGCAGCGTCAGTGGGTTGAGCTGCTCAAGGCCTACGACTCCAGTATTAAGTATCACcctagtaaggccaatgtggtggccgatgcgttAAGCATTAGGGTTATGACCGATCTGAAAGCAATGTTTGCTCAATTGAGTCTTTTTTACGATGGGAGTCTCCTGGCTGAGTCGTAGGTTAGGCCGACGTGGCTGGCTCAGATTAAGGATAAGCAATTAGGGGATAATTCTCTTCAGTGGCAATTCCGTCAGGTTGAGACTGGGACTACTACTGATTTTGGGATTAATAGTGATGGAGTATTGTGTTTCTAAGGTAGGATCTTTGTACCTAATGATGAGGGTTTGCGACTGTCAATTCTAAGGAAAGTGCATAGTAGttcttatgctatgcatcctggtggaaacaAGATGTATAACGATCTTCAAGAGTTGTACTAGTGCCCAAGGTTGAAACATGAGGTTACTGATTTTTTCGCTCGCTGTTTGACGTGCCAATAGGTTAAAGctaagcatcagttaccttcaggtttGCTACAGTCAGTTAAAATACCGATGTGGAAATAGGAGTGAGTAACgatagacttcgttagtgggttgcccctaacacccactaagaaggattctgtttgggtcatcctAGACCGATTGACCAAGGCTGTACATTTCATCCCTGTTAGGACAGACTTCTCTCTACAGAAGTTGGCTAAgctgtacatttctgagatagtgaggcTGCATGAGGTACTTGTCTTGATCATTTCTAATAGGGATCCTCATTTTACTTTTTGATTTTGGGGAaagcttcatgaggctttggATTCACGActtgacttcagtactgcatttcattctcagacagatggtcaggcGAAGAGAATGATTCAGgtactagaggatatgttgaggggatgtgttatgAATTTTCGAGGCatttgggaggagtacttgcttTTAGcggagttcgcttacaacaacagttatcagtctagtatacagatagcaccatatgaggcactttatggtcgtaagtgtcacaCTCCTTTGTGCTAGATTGAGTTAAGTGTGCGACGTGTTCTAGGTCCAGGTATCAAAAACTGAGGATAAAGTCTGTTTGATTCGAGAAcgtctgaaagcagcttctgatatATGGAAGTCCTATGCTGATCTAAAGAGGAAGGACATCGAGTATTCTATGGGGGACATGGTTTTTCTTAGGTCTCgtcatggaaaaaggttctgaggTCCGGTCGCAAGGGTAAGCTAAGCCCTCGGTTTATTGGGCCATATCGGATTCTGAAGTGAGTAGGGCCAGTCGCATATCAAttagagctacctctagagttagatGGCATTCATGACATCTTCCACGTCTCAATATTGAGGTGCTACCGCTCTAATCCTACGCAAATTGTGCCCGTAGAGGAGATTGAGATTAGACTGGATCTGACATTCGAAAGGAGCCTGTTCAGATTCTAGATCGTAACGTTAAGGTCTTATGTAAGAAGTCTATTCCCTTAGTGAATGTGCTGTGGCAGAGTCATAGCACTGAgaaggctacttgggagccaaaGGATTTAATGCgacagcagtatcctcatcttttCTGATCAGGTGAATTTCGTAgacaaaattttctttaagggggtggagttgtaacaccccaaatttagGTAATTTCAGCTTTTGTGAAATTGTAGCGTAGGGGGATATCTGAATATAAAtttttgcatgaatttgcataatATTAGTCTGCTTGTGTGGTTATGagctaaaattttggtttttatttgagtAAGCCTGACTTTTAGTTAGTGGACTTATAAGAAATTGTTGGCAAAaaacttaacagaatgggcctgctggtctagtgggtAAGAGGGGTGTTGAGTTCCTGGAGATTTTGAGTTCGAATCTCTGCAGTAGCAACGAGATTATTTTTGTTGCAAGTTTAGGCTAGGGAGTTGTGTTTTACCAGAACTCTGCGTGGTAGGGTTTTTAGAGAATTAGGGTATAGTAGAAATAGGGGTGTTtcacttttttgttttttgcaaAAACCTATCTATCTCTGTCGTTTTCCTCTCTTCCTAAACCTTTGCTGCGAAATTTTGGTTCTTTTATCTTTCTCCTCTGTTTTCCTTCATTCGATTAGTTTTGGTGCGAATTCGATAAGTATGGTTTTGTTATATTGCGTGGTTTCGTTGGGAGATTGTTTAAGAGGGATTTTTGTTTAATGTATAAGAGATTATCAAGGTTCTATGGATCACTAATCAGGGTTCTAAACAGTGAAAAATCGTTGTTATTCGTTGAAGGTAATTGGAACTCTCGTTTCGGGATTTGTCTATTCTTAGTAAATCATTCAAATGATCGATATTGGTCTCAGGTTTGTTAATAATAGGTTCTGGAGTGCCCGAGAATGCGTTAGGCTTCTATCGAAACAAGGTGTGTACCTCGATTGCACAGGAAATGGGTTTCGACGGAAGTTGAAATCgaaactgtcgacgccacacaggCATGTAGACTGCCCGTGTGGAGGCCGTGTGGTGATACACAACGGTGTGTTTGACGAGCTAGACCGTGCGTGTTCCACACGAGCAGGacggacacaggcgtgtgatggCTTGTAGGCCGTATGCGACCTATAAGCTCAGGAAAATGGGtcatgtaggccacacgggcgtgtaggcccacacgagTGAACTACACGGGAGTGTGGGAATCTGGGCCAGGCCGTATGATCCACAcaggcaaggccaatttgggccgtgtgacccacacgggtgtatgggcccacacgggtaaggTACACCTGCGTGTAAGCCCCTTTAatctgaaatgttctgtaaggttgcacgggtcgcccaagccGACTGTGACCTGTAGTAGGGCCAGTAAGCCTTATCTAGACTCCTCATTCTGTGATGTATGGGTATGTATGATATACTTAGCATGATTATCTGATCTATTCTATTCTGTAAATAAAGGTATGATCTGTTTGTCTAAATTATAGCATGCCATGCTAGTATGATGCATTACATTGGGGTGGGTTTGACGAAGTGAATGGAGTATCTGAAGGGTTTCATAAGTCCGTTATCTGGTAACTAAGCTGCATACTTATGAAATATACTGCGATGCGGtactttatggtgtgtagggttggatgctttgattatatccccatatacGGTGTGCAGAGATGCGTGGGTCGATTTTAtacccatatggtgtgttgggttggtcggagttggtgtgcagGGCTGGTGGGTTTACTCTGTTATTCTGGTCCGTTATGTATGTTACATCTGAGGTGGGCTGAAGCCCTAAGATTGTATCTGATAATGATTCTGTGAGGGCCCAGGCTCGAATTATGACTGTATTCTGTtatctgtttgtatgcatgttatattgtggggatgtacacactgagttgcgaaactcaccctttatttatttatttgtttaggtaatccccagcagtagATAGATCGGTGTGACGGAAggctcgatggtgaccactgGTAGATATTTACAGATTTTTGAGTAACACTTTATTTTGTCtgctttatttaaatatttattttgggtttattttggcGTTTTTAAactgttaaattattgatttatgaattaataATGTTTTAGCTTCCGCGTTAATGAAATGTTTTCACTTAATATTTGGAATCGAGATTTCACGACTTAAGTAAAGATAACAAATTGGATGATTTTTAACTTGCTAAGGTTTTTCTGAAAAGCACTCACATGTGAtgccgccagattcggccatagcgcctaggccgggtttgggcaTATTACAATTGTTGGCATTGAAACGGTTTAAATGATACTTGGTTGAGGTGAATTTCATATCTATTATGCTTTGAGTTGATGCTTTGAATTGTGGTATAGGTGTGTGACAATTTGGTtgtaaaatggcttggtaaatagcctatttttgtccacatgggcagagacacggatgTGTGCCTCAGTCGTGTATGACACGATCAAGTACACGGCTAtatgtcccctggtgttgaaattgaaatcaagccAGTATGCTCTACacagcctcacacacgggcgtgtgacttggccgagtggcataagtcagtataccctataggtttggtacggcctagcacacggcctggcacacaggggtgtgtggccatttctagggcacacaggctagccacacaggtgtgtgtgttggttgtgtgacctaagttagagagttacacggggttggacacgggctgagacacggtcatgtgcttccatttcgaatgtccactcGGCTTATGACATGCGCGTGTGCCCCctattttaagtaaaaaatttaaagttttgtaaaagttttataagttatcggtttagtcccgaaccacttccaaagcatgtttagggcctcgtaggctcattttaGGGACAAATTGTTTGAGACTGAATGATGAATGGCTGAATTGAGAAAATGTATGctaaataaatgtttaattgtattataagtctgataatgctccgtaaccctatttcggcgatgaatgcggtgaggggtgttacaattaaccacatttttgactaaattacttaatcaaactttaatatattttcataataactatgtaaatatttttaattaatatttatggacttagCTTATAGAAGTGGGGTTCCAAAACTGCattttccgacaccactgaattTCAAGTTGTTACAAGTCCTTCTCACCATAATACATGTATTTCCTAACTCGTTCTCTTTGCTTCTCCATAAGTCATTTAAGTGCGTGTATCTCTCTATGAATCTTGTTCAAATGTATTTCTTGACAAATCCGTGAACAATAGAATAATTTTAAGCATTGGAAACATGTTCGTGCATGTTTGGAACACATACGAAATTTATGCTTAGCTATAGGTCTATCATTCTCCTCTTCAATACTACATGTGCGCACTATGACGagaatttgaaaacaaaaacacCCAAACAAGAAAATTAATCAAGCAAAATTTAGTTTCACCGTTATGCATTTGCAATAAAAAACCAACTCGAAAaggcaaaaaataaaataagatattctTGCTTGTAAGTTTTAAAGAGTAATTAAATTTAGTATTTCTTTAAGAATTCGTTGGGATCACTCTTTAGCAAGGCTGACTTAGAGCTCTAAGAAGCTAAAGGAAAACTCGAATCCAATAGAAATTATGTTGCGTGGAAAGAGGAAAGGAAACTCTTTCGTACccactaacacaagaaacaagaatgTGTTAAAATACTTAATGGAACAAGAAAAgctaaaacaaatgaaaaatcaTAAGGTTAGagtcaattaaaataaaactactcagcagacaaatcaaaacaatggaAAACAACTTGATGTTTTTCGTTTTAGGTGTTCTTGATAtgctaaaattacaaaattaaatctATAGCCTCCTcaaatgatgaaaaataaatctagTAATTTTTGGCACAAAACTCAGCCCACggaatattttatgattttttctcttttgtcatattttttattttttattttttttaaattttatctatagaaataattttttcacTATACAATAGTGCCATGGATCAATATATAAAATCTTAGCTCAAAACGAGATCATTTACCCACTCAAAacttaaatctttaaaaattttctatataaaacaatattttttaggCTTTTCAAAACAACGGTGAAAACATTTTTAGCACAAAGAGAAACAATCAAAAAAGTGTCCAAACTTGACACCAAATGATACGGAACAACGGACCAAGGTccaattcaaattatttttggATGGGactaaaatttgtaatttcttGTAATAATCTCGTATAGAAATTTTGCTTGCACAGTGCTCATTAAAATGGTCATAATTTGAGCTT
It includes:
- the LOC121210040 gene encoding uncharacterized protein; the protein is MVLFIYDILVYSKSEDEHDEHLRVVLHILHKKQLYAKFSKCEFWLREVTFLGHVVSAEGIRMGPRKIETVLDWKQPKSMSEIHSFLGLTGTDFSLQKLAKLYISEIVRLHELHEALDSRLDFSTAFHSQTDGQAKRMIQVQVSKTEDKVCLIRERLKAASDIWKSYADLKRKDIEYSMGDMSHSTEKATWEPKDLMRQQYPHLF
- the LOC121210039 gene encoding uncharacterized protein; the encoded protein is MSTRGTLGLGTRDRGTGRRGIRAESFASDTIPNLDTSETSVSPVTETERVVGANAGSGGRGSVTKRLWSNGAEKLKGAVPLLCDEAYQWWLTVKDDIHPDSLTLDLFKTAFQSKYVGASYINARRREFLSLTQGDRSMREREFVVLVEKAKITDEVKHAERQNRDRGKAKRDLYNRHHPGECWRSIRACLRCGSSEHRVKDCPLRTNQMQAPATETAQSPRVVQQPPRGRGQARGGNDIGSTHSYIACSVSETLGIPYESASNEISVVSLLGQSIRVSKLFRDVPLEVQRTIFLADLMELLVGEFDLIPSMDWLMKHPVSLDCAERRVVLRTEENNEIVVIRERQNYLSNVIFALVAKKLVRKGCEAFLAYVSVSDFVDLPVKNICTIKDFLDIFPEELPTLPPSREAEFGIELIPGTASVSITLYRMAPKELVELKVQIHELLDRRFIRLSVSP